The Helicobacter mustelae genome has a segment encoding these proteins:
- a CDS encoding bifunctional 3,4-dihydroxy-2-butanone 4-phosphate synthase/GTP cyclohydrolase II has product MYQERVEEAIQAFRNGEMIIVMDDEDRENEGDLVLAGIFSTPEKINFMAQEARGLICVCITKELAQKLDLPPMVANNDSNHTTAFTVSIDAKAAKTGISAFERDMTIGLLCGENTVPSDFVRPGHIFPLIAKEGGVLVRTGHTEAGVDLCKIAGLKPVSVICEIMKEDGSMARRGDKFLLDFAQKHNLKILYVSDLVAHRMRNENLLQLLDSQKSSFMDLACQKQTFCDHFAREHIAFCFDGEQLEVPLVRFHIIQDDYLLLAQKENLDFLLRTVERLRKEGGYLIFLRDGGSRDGVAKNFGIGAQLLKCLNIKRFRLITSSSREYNALGGFDLKIEESIEV; this is encoded by the coding sequence ATGTATCAAGAAAGGGTAGAAGAGGCAATACAGGCATTTCGTAATGGAGAAATGATCATTGTGATGGATGATGAGGATAGGGAAAATGAGGGAGATCTCGTACTAGCTGGGATTTTTAGCACTCCAGAGAAAATCAATTTCATGGCACAAGAAGCACGGGGATTGATTTGTGTGTGTATCACAAAGGAGCTTGCCCAAAAGCTGGACTTGCCACCCATGGTGGCCAATAATGACTCCAATCACACCACTGCCTTCACCGTCTCTATTGATGCCAAAGCAGCAAAAACCGGGATTTCTGCATTTGAGCGAGATATGACCATTGGCCTCTTGTGTGGGGAAAATACTGTGCCTAGTGATTTTGTACGTCCTGGCCATATCTTCCCATTGATCGCCAAAGAAGGCGGCGTGCTTGTGCGCACCGGCCACACAGAAGCAGGCGTAGATCTGTGCAAGATCGCAGGACTAAAGCCTGTAAGTGTGATTTGTGAGATCATGAAGGAAGATGGGTCCATGGCACGCAGGGGAGATAAATTTTTGTTAGATTTTGCACAAAAACACAATCTCAAAATCCTCTATGTCTCAGATCTTGTCGCTCATCGTATGCGCAATGAAAATCTTTTGCAGCTCCTAGATAGCCAAAAGTCAAGCTTTATGGATCTTGCTTGTCAAAAGCAGACATTTTGTGATCATTTTGCAAGGGAGCATATTGCATTTTGCTTTGATGGGGAACAGTTGGAAGTACCTTTGGTGCGATTCCATATTATTCAGGATGATTATTTGCTGCTTGCGCAAAAAGAGAATCTGGATTTCTTGCTTCGCACAGTGGAGAGACTCAGAAAAGAGGGAGGGTATTTGATATTTTTGCGCGATGGAGGCAGCAGGGATGGGGTGGCCAAAAATTTTGGCATCGGAGCGCAACTGCTAAAATGCCTCAATATCAAAAGATTTCGATTAATTACTTCTTCTTCTAGGGAATACAATGCGCTGGGAGGTTTTGATCTCAAGATTGAGGAGAGTATCGAAGTTTGA
- the fic gene encoding protein adenylyltransferase Fic: MKELDKKSLENAKMLFESGMINTLEVGTLKGLQDIHYHLFKNLYDFAGKIRDKNISKGNFRFANAMYLKEVLAVIETMPQNSFEEIISKYVEMNIAHPFMEGNGRSMRIWLDRILQKQIKHIVDWQNVDKWKYLQAMERSPINDLELRVLIKENLSNKIHDKSLIFKGIEQSYFYEV; this comes from the coding sequence ATGAAAGAGCTTGACAAAAAAAGTCTAGAAAATGCAAAAATGCTCTTTGAAAGCGGAATGATAAATACCCTAGAAGTTGGTACGCTTAAGGGTTTACAAGATATTCATTATCATTTATTTAAAAATCTCTATGATTTTGCAGGGAAAATTCGAGACAAAAATATCTCAAAAGGCAACTTTCGCTTTGCAAACGCAATGTATCTCAAGGAAGTTTTAGCAGTCATTGAAACTATGCCACAAAATAGCTTTGAAGAGATTATAAGTAAATATGTAGAAATGAATATTGCTCATCCATTTATGGAAGGGAATGGAAGAAGTATGAGAATTTGGCTTGATAGAATTCTCCAAAAGCAAATCAAGCATATTGTGGATTGGCAAAATGTTGATAAATGGAAATATTTGCAGGCAATGGAGAGAAGCCCTATTAATGATTTGGAATTAAGAGTATTGATTAAAGAAAATTTGAGCAATAAGATTCATGATAAATCCCTCATTTTTAAAGGAATTGAACAATCTTATTTTTATGAAGTTTAG